Proteins from a genomic interval of Bradyrhizobium sp. CCGB01:
- a CDS encoding carboxylesterase family protein, with amino-acid sequence MLTNPVPTTSGPVLGAEQNGVLAFKGVPFATARRFAKPVPPRAWTEPRQCTDYGAFAPQPGHLDADEATCLSLNIWSPAAADRPLPVKFFIHGGAFVTGGGADYDGSFLAAHGPAVIVTINYRLGPLGFLQLHRHGFEEANNLAMLDALAALDWVRANIANFGGDPDAITLSGQSAGASIVIALATLPQARGKFIRALALSAPGRNIMSADHADDVARRVLDELDLARDPAAIASMPLPKLFAGIERVGRRLADETEQGTVFGPVLDGTVIPREPRDVFADGTLRDIPLWLGSCRDEMVMFLKSTPPAAMIRTTERQVRAAFGDVGWCRLLSYYRATARLDEDPYEALLSDAFWHRPMADLARLHAAAGGAAWLSRFDHRPALEPFLSQGPTHGADNACLWAHLPDFIDRPILKRKGGPMTPADIDVAARFQAGVLRFVTTGTPDVAEAWPRFESAKEPLAIFGQPFHIVPHNEGARFRVWAELTEQSRSVAVA; translated from the coding sequence ATGTTGACGAATCCAGTTCCGACCACGAGCGGGCCGGTTCTCGGCGCCGAGCAGAACGGAGTACTTGCGTTCAAGGGCGTGCCGTTCGCAACTGCGCGGCGCTTTGCCAAGCCGGTGCCGCCCCGCGCGTGGACGGAGCCGCGGCAATGCACGGACTACGGCGCGTTCGCGCCGCAGCCCGGCCATCTCGATGCGGACGAGGCGACCTGTCTTAGCCTGAACATCTGGTCGCCGGCAGCGGCCGATCGCCCGCTGCCGGTTAAGTTCTTCATCCATGGCGGCGCCTTCGTCACCGGCGGCGGCGCCGATTACGACGGCTCCTTCCTCGCCGCGCACGGTCCGGCCGTGATCGTCACCATCAACTACAGGCTCGGGCCGCTCGGCTTCCTGCAACTGCATCGCCACGGCTTTGAGGAGGCCAACAACCTCGCCATGTTGGACGCGCTTGCCGCGCTCGACTGGGTGCGCGCCAACATCGCCAATTTCGGCGGCGATCCGGATGCGATCACGTTGTCCGGTCAGTCCGCCGGTGCTTCGATCGTGATTGCGCTTGCCACCCTGCCGCAAGCTCGAGGCAAGTTCATCCGCGCCCTCGCGCTCAGTGCGCCCGGGCGCAACATCATGAGCGCCGATCATGCCGACGACGTCGCGCGCCGCGTGCTCGACGAGCTCGATCTGGCGCGCGATCCAGCCGCGATTGCGTCCATGCCGCTGCCAAAACTCTTCGCCGGGATAGAGCGCGTCGGCCGCAGGCTCGCGGACGAGACGGAGCAGGGTACCGTGTTCGGTCCCGTGCTCGACGGCACGGTGATCCCGCGCGAGCCGCGCGATGTCTTTGCCGACGGGACCTTGCGCGACATTCCGCTCTGGCTCGGCTCCTGCCGCGACGAGATGGTGATGTTCCTGAAGAGCACGCCACCGGCCGCGATGATCCGCACCACCGAGCGGCAGGTGCGCGCGGCGTTTGGCGATGTCGGCTGGTGCCGCCTGCTGTCCTACTACCGTGCCACCGCGCGTCTCGACGAGGATCCGTACGAGGCGCTGCTCTCGGATGCGTTCTGGCATCGCCCGATGGCCGATCTCGCGCGGCTGCATGCTGCGGCGGGCGGCGCGGCGTGGCTGAGCCGGTTCGACCATCGTCCGGCGCTGGAGCCGTTCCTGTCGCAGGGACCGACCCATGGCGCGGACAACGCGTGCCTGTGGGCGCACCTGCCTGATTTCATCGACCGTCCGATCCTCAAGCGTAAGGGCGGACCGATGACGCCCGCCGACATCGACGTGGCGGCGCGGTTTCAGGCGGGTGTGCTGCGCTTCGTCACGACCGGTACGCCCGACGTCGCGGAAGCCTGGCCGCGGTTCGAGTCGGCCAAGGAGCCGCTCGCAATCTTCGGCCAGCCGTTCCATATTGTGCCTCACAATGAAGGCGCGCGCTTTCGCGTGTGGGCGGAACTGACAGAACAGTCCCGTTCCGTAGCGGTGGCCTGA
- a CDS encoding ABC transporter permease, whose translation MLALVSPALLVILALIVLPVGWLAWQSIYHDGFTLENYRRVFTEEIYWRSFALTFEISLAVTLIALLLGYPVAYLANAVPKGWSILILSLVVLPFWTSVLVRAYAWLALLQRTGVINQFLRYLDVISEPLALVHNTFGTVVATVHILLPFMVLPLYATMQKIPGDLMQAGASLGASPSLTFFRVFLPLSLPGVLAGCTMVFVLCLGFYITPELLGGGRTVMVSMLVSRNVELYNQFGAASAVAVVLFASVLLIFFAVSRFISLDRVLGQK comes from the coding sequence ATGCTGGCATTGGTGTCGCCGGCGCTGCTCGTGATCTTGGCTCTGATCGTGCTGCCGGTCGGCTGGCTCGCCTGGCAGTCGATCTATCATGACGGTTTCACGCTGGAGAACTATCGCCGCGTCTTCACCGAAGAGATCTACTGGCGCAGCTTTGCGCTGACCTTCGAGATCAGCCTCGCGGTCACATTGATCGCGCTGCTGCTCGGCTATCCCGTGGCCTACCTCGCCAATGCGGTGCCGAAGGGGTGGAGCATCCTCATCCTGTCGCTGGTGGTGCTGCCGTTCTGGACCAGCGTGCTGGTGCGCGCCTACGCCTGGCTGGCGCTGCTCCAGCGCACCGGCGTGATCAATCAGTTCTTGCGCTATCTCGACGTGATCTCCGAGCCGCTCGCGCTGGTCCACAACACCTTCGGCACGGTGGTTGCGACCGTGCATATCCTGCTGCCGTTCATGGTGCTGCCGCTCTATGCCACCATGCAGAAGATCCCCGGCGATTTGATGCAGGCCGGCGCGAGCCTGGGCGCAAGCCCGTCGCTGACATTCTTCCGCGTCTTCCTGCCGCTGTCGTTGCCGGGCGTGCTCGCCGGCTGCACCATGGTGTTCGTGCTCTGCCTCGGCTTCTACATCACGCCGGAGCTGCTCGGTGGCGGCCGCACGGTGATGGTGTCGATGCTGGTCAGCCGCAATGTCGAACTCTACAACCAGTTTGGCGCTGCGAGCGCCGTCGCGGTCGTGCTGTTCGCCAGCGTGCTCCTGATCTTCTTCGCCGTCAGCCGCTTCATTTCGCTCGATCGCGTGCTGGGGCAGAAATGA
- a CDS encoding MFS transporter, whose protein sequence is MTLTSTAPLQASSGAEATPNKLPKRAALVSFVGSMLEYYDFFIYGTAAALIFPKVFFANVDPSTATLLALLSFGIGYIARPVGAVILGHFGDRIGRKTVLLFTLVLMGGSTLAIGLLPDAKAIGNAAPVILTLLRLLQGLSAAGEQSGANSLTLEHSANSNRAFFTSWTLSGTQAGAILATLVFIPVSSLPEDQLLSWGWRVPFLLSFVVLVVAYLVRRTMPETPVFEDIKDKAQVARFPVVALLRDYWPDVLRVIVCALIATVSTMTAVFALGYATSKFGVARPTMLWAGVLGNVTALITQPLWALLADKIGRKPVFIGGVLGCAVLVFPYFMLVTSGNTLAIFAAAMILSGVIYAAPNAIWPSFYAEMFEARVRYSGTAIGTQLGFLAAGFTPLVSASLVGEGPNGWVPVATFVACCCVISAAAAATARETHKVDIADLGRQRG, encoded by the coding sequence ATGACGTTGACGTCAACCGCACCGCTGCAGGCGTCGTCCGGCGCAGAAGCTACACCGAACAAGCTTCCCAAGCGCGCAGCGCTGGTCAGCTTCGTCGGCAGCATGCTCGAATACTACGACTTCTTCATCTATGGCACCGCGGCGGCGCTGATCTTTCCAAAAGTGTTCTTCGCCAATGTCGATCCCTCGACCGCGACGCTGCTCGCGTTGCTCTCCTTCGGCATCGGCTATATCGCGCGCCCGGTCGGCGCCGTCATTCTCGGCCATTTCGGCGACCGCATCGGCCGCAAGACGGTGCTGCTGTTCACGCTGGTGCTGATGGGCGGCTCGACGCTCGCCATCGGCCTGCTGCCGGACGCCAAGGCGATCGGCAATGCCGCGCCTGTCATCCTGACGCTGCTGCGCCTGTTGCAGGGCCTCTCGGCCGCCGGCGAGCAGAGCGGGGCGAACTCGCTGACGCTGGAGCATTCCGCCAATTCCAACCGTGCCTTCTTCACGAGCTGGACCTTGAGCGGCACCCAGGCCGGTGCGATCCTCGCAACGCTGGTGTTCATTCCGGTGTCGAGCCTGCCTGAGGACCAATTGCTGAGCTGGGGCTGGCGCGTTCCATTCCTGCTGTCGTTCGTCGTTCTGGTCGTCGCCTATCTGGTGCGGCGGACCATGCCGGAAACGCCCGTGTTCGAGGACATCAAGGACAAGGCGCAGGTGGCGCGCTTCCCGGTCGTCGCACTGCTGCGCGATTACTGGCCAGACGTGCTGCGCGTCATCGTCTGCGCGCTGATCGCGACCGTGAGCACCATGACCGCCGTGTTCGCGCTCGGCTATGCCACCAGCAAGTTCGGCGTGGCGCGTCCGACCATGCTGTGGGCCGGCGTGCTGGGCAATGTCACCGCGCTGATCACCCAGCCGCTGTGGGCCCTGCTGGCCGACAAGATCGGCCGCAAGCCGGTGTTCATCGGCGGTGTGCTCGGCTGCGCCGTGCTGGTGTTCCCGTACTTCATGCTGGTGACGTCGGGGAATACGCTGGCGATCTTCGCAGCGGCGATGATCCTCTCGGGCGTCATCTATGCCGCGCCGAACGCGATCTGGCCGTCCTTCTATGCCGAGATGTTCGAGGCGCGCGTGCGCTATTCCGGCACCGCGATCGGCACGCAGCTCGGCTTCCTCGCCGCCGGCTTCACGCCGCTGGTGAGCGCAAGCCTGGTCGGCGAGGGACCGAACGGCTGGGTTCCCGTTGCGACCTTCGTTGCCTGCTGCTGCGTGATCTCGGCAGCGGCGGCGGCGACCGCGCGCGAGACGCACAAGGTCGACATTGCCGACCTCGGCAGGCAGCGTGGTTGA
- a CDS encoding HAD family hydrolase — MSSAASFSNFKVLTFDVVGTLIDFETGVLSAVRRISGKTPAELSDDVIFESYKRGRDKHYERSSEVMFHVYRYLAKELGLPADDASCDVFQLAVLRWGPFADSVEALKRLRTKFRLVAMTNADRVALSCYAHALGNPFDDTVCADDTGVAKPNPEFFAYNKGRQSAFGYKQSDILHVAQSQYHDIGIARQLGYKVCWIERRQGIAGFGGTPAVETLTKPDFHFPTLKALADAAIGPAT, encoded by the coding sequence ATGTCGTCAGCAGCCTCGTTCAGCAATTTCAAGGTTCTCACCTTCGACGTCGTCGGCACCTTGATCGATTTCGAGACCGGCGTGCTCTCCGCGGTGCGCCGGATCTCGGGCAAGACACCGGCCGAGCTCAGCGACGACGTGATCTTCGAATCCTACAAGCGCGGCCGCGACAAGCACTATGAGCGCTCCAGCGAGGTGATGTTCCACGTCTATCGCTACCTCGCCAAGGAACTCGGGCTGCCGGCTGACGATGCATCCTGCGACGTGTTCCAGCTCGCCGTGCTGCGCTGGGGGCCGTTCGCGGATTCGGTCGAGGCGCTCAAGCGGCTGCGTACGAAGTTCCGCCTGGTGGCGATGACCAATGCGGACCGCGTCGCGCTCTCCTGCTACGCGCACGCGCTCGGCAATCCCTTCGACGACACCGTCTGCGCCGACGACACCGGCGTTGCCAAGCCGAACCCGGAGTTCTTCGCCTACAACAAGGGGCGCCAGTCCGCCTTCGGCTACAAGCAGTCCGACATCCTGCACGTTGCGCAGAGCCAGTACCACGACATCGGGATCGCGCGACAACTCGGTTACAAGGTGTGCTGGATCGAGCGCCGCCAGGGCATCGCCGGTTTTGGCGGCACGCCGGCGGTGGAGACGCTGACCAAGCCGGACTTCCATTTCCCGACGCTGAAGGCGCTGGCCGACGCGGCAATCGGGCCGGCGACTTAA
- a CDS encoding carboxylesterase/lipase family protein, whose amino-acid sequence MGVSDSGRVLSRAVLAMASILSLLAAVPAPAQIVVTPIPEDPVSIDSGAVSGKVLPSGVKAYFGIPYAAPPLGDLRWRAPQKVEAWKGVYHADRPAPECIQVLRRHNLNHYFGEEATGENCLYLNIWASPDAKAGAKLPVVVWIYGGGFTLGSSGMAMYDGENVARKGTIFVSFNYRVGILGNLAHPELTAESPHHASGNYGLMDQIAALQWIKRNIATFGGDPDSVTITGQSAGAMSVSALEASPLAKGLFHRGFAMSLSMFDNRFKFPTLPAAEKIGLDVQTALGASSLAEMRLIQADKILAIQKDCQLGCAGTIAVTPDIDGYVLPDTVPNIFAAGKQNDVATVAGFTSDESSNDLRTAANLEGYVAAARKLYGDQADRFLALYPAKTDEEAKAMGLLAAREGLVEIGTRNWAMAQTKNGKAPFYMYMFSRVHPFAKDVQFFDSPQKIGAYHTSDVPYWFGTQDAFNRFRTTRVWTEFDRAMSERMMDTLVAFARTGNPGTPATPWPQWAADTQKYVEFGDDSGVREENRARLDFHTPANVTPSTPRVSRD is encoded by the coding sequence ATGGGCGTTTCAGACAGTGGGCGCGTGCTCTCGCGCGCGGTTCTCGCGATGGCCTCAATCCTCTCTTTGCTGGCGGCCGTGCCGGCGCCGGCGCAGATCGTCGTGACGCCGATCCCTGAAGATCCCGTCAGCATCGACAGCGGCGCTGTCTCCGGCAAGGTGCTGCCATCCGGCGTGAAGGCCTATTTCGGCATCCCCTATGCTGCGCCACCGCTCGGCGACCTGCGCTGGCGCGCACCGCAGAAGGTCGAGGCTTGGAAGGGCGTCTATCATGCCGACCGGCCGGCACCGGAGTGCATCCAGGTGCTGCGCCGGCACAATCTCAATCATTATTTCGGCGAGGAGGCGACCGGTGAGAATTGCCTCTATCTGAACATCTGGGCGAGCCCGGATGCGAAAGCGGGCGCAAAGCTGCCGGTGGTGGTCTGGATCTATGGCGGTGGCTTCACGCTCGGCTCCAGCGGCATGGCGATGTATGACGGCGAGAACGTTGCCAGGAAAGGTACGATCTTCGTCAGCTTCAACTACCGTGTCGGTATCCTGGGTAACCTCGCCCATCCCGAATTGACCGCGGAATCGCCGCACCATGCCTCCGGCAATTACGGCCTGATGGACCAGATCGCGGCCCTGCAATGGATCAAGCGCAACATTGCGACGTTCGGCGGCGATCCCGACAGCGTCACCATCACGGGACAGTCCGCGGGCGCCATGTCGGTCTCGGCGTTGGAAGCGAGCCCACTGGCGAAGGGCCTGTTCCATCGCGGATTCGCGATGAGTCTGAGCATGTTCGACAATCGCTTCAAATTCCCGACGCTGCCGGCCGCCGAGAAGATCGGTCTCGACGTGCAGACGGCGCTCGGCGCGTCCTCGCTCGCCGAGATGCGGCTGATCCAGGCCGACAAGATTCTTGCGATCCAGAAGGATTGCCAGCTCGGCTGCGCCGGAACGATCGCGGTCACGCCCGACATCGACGGCTACGTCCTGCCCGACACCGTGCCGAACATCTTTGCTGCCGGGAAGCAGAACGACGTCGCAACTGTCGCAGGCTTCACCAGCGACGAAAGTTCTAATGACCTCCGCACCGCGGCCAATCTGGAAGGCTACGTCGCGGCTGCGCGAAAGCTCTATGGCGACCAGGCCGACCGTTTCCTCGCGCTCTATCCGGCGAAGACTGACGAAGAGGCCAAGGCGATGGGCCTGCTCGCCGCGCGCGAGGGGCTGGTCGAGATCGGCACGCGCAACTGGGCCATGGCGCAGACGAAGAACGGCAAGGCGCCGTTCTACATGTACATGTTCTCTCGCGTGCACCCGTTCGCGAAGGACGTGCAGTTCTTCGACAGTCCGCAGAAAATCGGCGCCTACCACACGTCCGACGTGCCCTATTGGTTCGGGACCCAGGACGCCTTCAACAGGTTTCGTACCACGCGGGTCTGGACCGAATTCGATCGCGCAATGTCGGAACGCATGATGGATACGCTGGTCGCATTCGCGCGAACCGGCAATCCCGGCACGCCGGCGACGCCGTGGCCTCAGTGGGCTGCGGATACGCAGAAATATGTCGAGTTCGGCGACGATAGCGGTGTGCGCGAGGAGAACCGCGCGCGCCTCGACTTCCATACGCCGGCGAACGTCACGCCCTCGACACCGCGAGTCTCGCGGGACTGA
- a CDS encoding ABC transporter substrate-binding protein, translated as MTMKQKFGLSCALLGAIGLTSAADAAEQITFVSQGGAYQQAQTVAILDPSAKKLGITINQDSIPDAWPAIKTQVGSGKPIWDVVDTPTGNCLRGGEQGLIEKLDFSKIPNGAAMPEAYRSPYSVSYEFYSSVLSYSQKTFPKDAPNSWADFWDVKKFPGRRALRNHPFATLEAALMADGVAPDKLYPLDVDRAFKKLEEIKPHITVWWTSGAQSAQLLNDGEVDMEMAWNGRVSAVAKEGAKVAFTYNQGILQSTSLCILKGAPNLATAVKFLNEAVDPVHQANLPLNIDYGPGNPKAFETGVIKPERAAQLPSEPANAAKQALMSYAWWSSPAGEAAEKRWASFMQK; from the coding sequence ATGACGATGAAGCAGAAGTTTGGATTGAGCTGCGCGCTGCTGGGTGCGATCGGATTGACCAGTGCGGCTGATGCCGCCGAGCAGATCACCTTCGTCTCGCAAGGTGGCGCCTATCAGCAGGCGCAGACGGTGGCGATCCTCGATCCTTCCGCGAAAAAGCTCGGCATCACCATCAACCAGGATTCGATCCCCGACGCCTGGCCCGCGATCAAGACGCAGGTCGGCAGCGGCAAGCCGATCTGGGATGTCGTCGACACCCCGACCGGCAACTGCCTGCGTGGCGGCGAGCAGGGGCTGATCGAGAAGCTCGACTTCTCGAAGATTCCGAACGGCGCGGCTATGCCGGAGGCCTATCGCAGTCCCTATTCGGTATCCTATGAATTCTATTCCAGCGTGCTGTCCTACAGCCAGAAGACCTTCCCGAAGGACGCGCCGAACAGCTGGGCCGATTTCTGGGACGTCAAGAAATTCCCCGGCCGCCGCGCCCTGCGCAACCACCCGTTCGCCACGCTCGAGGCGGCACTGATGGCCGACGGCGTCGCGCCCGACAAGCTCTATCCGCTCGACGTCGACCGCGCCTTCAAGAAGCTGGAGGAGATCAAGCCGCATATCACGGTGTGGTGGACCTCGGGCGCGCAGTCGGCGCAGCTGCTCAATGACGGTGAGGTCGACATGGAGATGGCCTGGAACGGCCGCGTCAGCGCCGTCGCCAAGGAAGGCGCCAAGGTCGCCTTCACCTACAACCAAGGCATTTTGCAGAGCACCTCGCTCTGCATCCTCAAGGGCGCGCCGAATCTCGCCACCGCGGTGAAATTCCTCAACGAGGCCGTCGATCCCGTGCACCAGGCCAATCTGCCGCTCAACATCGATTACGGCCCGGGTAACCCCAAGGCGTTCGAGACCGGCGTGATCAAGCCCGAGCGCGCCGCGCAATTGCCGAGCGAGCCGGCCAATGCGGCCAAGCAGGCGCTGATGTCCTACGCCTGGTGGTCCTCGCCCGCGGGCGAAGCCGCCGAGAAGCGTTGGGCGTCGTTCATGCAGAAGTAA
- a CDS encoding FAD-binding oxidoreductase: MTRDWNALPSANSLWEATAEPARAFPVLSGEHQADVVIIGAGYTGLSAAHHIAKSGLSPVVLEANRPGWGASGRNGGVITAKFRLSFREVDAAHGRAMAKRMYEIAHESTDMVEELVSEFGITSANLTRTGQVKAAHNETTLKAAIDEANWMTREMGSAEVRILDRDGVREETGSDIFVGGVLNPGSGGIHPLNYLRGLANGVASRGVPIFQESPVVRLRRDNDGIVAETPQGAVRAKQAIIATNSYSDLTDATAHMQRTLIPFRSAMVATEQLPRNLAGKLMPTGRTYTETKRMMRWFRMVDNRVIFGGRGAFGKQDSQAAFDALRKAMVGIFPDLADVPLAYKWSGLVAMTLDSVPHIGRLDDRTLVSMGYNGAGVAMSGLMGRYLAAFVRGESPDVGLLDIKRMKTIPFYPLREPAVRMVAGWYQFLDAIGQ; this comes from the coding sequence ATGACACGGGACTGGAACGCGCTGCCATCGGCCAACTCGCTGTGGGAAGCCACAGCGGAGCCGGCGCGTGCGTTTCCCGTGCTGTCGGGCGAACATCAGGCGGATGTGGTGATCATCGGGGCGGGCTACACAGGCCTCTCCGCCGCGCATCACATCGCCAAGAGCGGATTGTCGCCGGTCGTGCTGGAAGCGAACCGCCCGGGCTGGGGTGCGAGCGGGCGCAATGGCGGTGTGATCACCGCCAAGTTTCGCCTGTCGTTCCGCGAGGTCGACGCCGCCCACGGCCGCGCCATGGCGAAGCGCATGTACGAGATCGCGCATGAATCGACCGACATGGTCGAGGAGCTGGTGTCCGAGTTCGGCATCACCAGCGCGAACCTGACCCGCACGGGCCAGGTCAAGGCCGCGCATAACGAGACGACGCTGAAGGCCGCGATCGACGAAGCCAACTGGATGACGCGCGAGATGGGCTCTGCCGAGGTCCGCATCCTCGACAGAGACGGCGTGCGCGAGGAGACCGGTTCCGACATCTTTGTCGGCGGCGTGCTCAATCCCGGCTCGGGCGGGATCCATCCTCTGAATTATCTGCGCGGCCTTGCAAATGGCGTCGCGAGCCGCGGTGTTCCGATCTTCCAGGAATCGCCGGTGGTGAGGCTGCGGCGCGATAACGACGGTATCGTCGCCGAAACGCCGCAAGGTGCGGTGCGCGCGAAACAGGCGATCATCGCCACCAACAGCTATTCCGACCTGACCGATGCGACCGCGCACATGCAGCGGACGCTGATCCCGTTCCGCAGCGCCATGGTTGCCACCGAGCAGCTGCCGCGCAATCTCGCTGGAAAGCTGATGCCGACGGGGCGCACCTACACCGAGACCAAGCGCATGATGCGCTGGTTCCGCATGGTCGACAATCGCGTCATCTTTGGCGGGCGCGGCGCCTTCGGCAAGCAGGACTCGCAAGCCGCCTTCGACGCGCTGCGCAAGGCGATGGTCGGCATCTTCCCCGATCTGGCCGACGTTCCGCTCGCATATAAATGGTCGGGCCTCGTGGCGATGACGCTGGACTCGGTGCCGCATATCGGCCGGCTCGACGACCGCACGCTGGTCTCGATGGGCTACAACGGCGCCGGTGTCGCGATGTCGGGCCTGATGGGCCGCTATCTCGCCGCCTTCGTGCGTGGCGAGTCGCCCGATGTCGGTCTGCTCGATATCAAGCGCATGAAGACGATCCCGTTCTATCCGCTGCGCGAGCCCGCCGTGCGCATGGTCGCCGGCTGGTACCAGTTTCTCGATGCGATCGGTCAATAA
- a CDS encoding TetR/AcrR family transcriptional regulator, producing MLERMPPPSKRTNDPERTKRDILEVAMAEFASEGYSGARVDAIAARTRTSKRMIYYYFGGKEQLYLAVLEEAYRSIRALEDQLDIESCDAREGLRRLIEATFDHDERNPNFIRLVSIENIHHGKHLKQNLQLRQLNASVIATLDGILKRGRDEGAFRDDVDAIDLHLAISSYCFFRVANRHTFGALFDRDLSEPRVLAKSRTQIVEMILAWLGAKEA from the coding sequence ATGCTCGAGCGCATGCCGCCCCCATCGAAGCGCACCAACGATCCCGAGCGCACCAAGCGCGACATCCTCGAAGTGGCGATGGCCGAATTCGCCTCGGAGGGCTATTCCGGCGCCCGCGTCGATGCGATCGCGGCACGGACGCGCACGTCGAAGCGGATGATCTACTACTATTTCGGCGGCAAGGAGCAGCTCTACCTCGCGGTGCTGGAGGAAGCCTATCGCAGCATCCGCGCGCTGGAGGACCAGCTCGACATCGAAAGCTGCGACGCCCGCGAGGGATTGCGCCGGCTGATCGAGGCGACCTTCGACCACGACGAGCGCAACCCGAATTTCATCCGCCTCGTCAGCATCGAGAACATCCACCACGGCAAGCACCTGAAGCAGAATTTGCAGCTGCGCCAGCTCAACGCCAGCGTGATCGCGACACTCGACGGCATCCTGAAGCGCGGCCGCGACGAGGGTGCCTTCCGCGACGACGTCGACGCCATCGACCTGCACCTCGCCATCTCCTCCTACTGCTTCTTCCGCGTCGCCAACCGCCATACGTTCGGCGCCCTGTTCGACCGCGACCTCAGCGAGCCCAGGGTGCTGGCGAAGAGCCGGACGCAGATCGTGGAGATGATTTTGGCATGGCTGGGGGCGAAGGAGGCTTAG
- a CDS encoding ABC transporter permease: MMRASPARIFLYVISALVLVYLILPVLIIAPISFSSARFLTFPPPSFSLRWYQQYFANPAWMQATRVTLTVAFLTVLIATPCGVAAAYAISQSKLRIMRVIHMALLLPLVVPIIITAVGIFFVYAKVGLVATMPGLVLANVMLGLPYVVISVLAGLQSFDPAQEMVARSLGMNRLRSFFAVTLPQIKSSVVAGGIFAFISAMDETIVALFISGGQYQPLTKRMFTALRDEIDPTIAAISTLMTAASFMLVLLASARQKRSG; the protein is encoded by the coding sequence ATGATGCGCGCCTCGCCCGCACGGATCTTCCTCTATGTGATCAGCGCACTGGTGCTGGTCTATCTGATCCTTCCCGTCCTGATCATCGCGCCGATCTCGTTCTCCAGCGCACGCTTTCTGACGTTCCCGCCGCCGTCGTTCTCGCTGCGCTGGTACCAGCAATATTTCGCCAACCCGGCCTGGATGCAGGCGACGCGGGTGACGCTGACGGTCGCGTTCCTGACCGTCTTGATCGCAACGCCGTGCGGGGTCGCCGCCGCCTATGCGATCAGCCAGTCGAAGCTGCGCATCATGCGCGTCATCCATATGGCACTGCTCCTGCCGCTGGTGGTGCCGATCATCATCACTGCGGTCGGCATCTTCTTCGTCTATGCAAAAGTCGGCCTGGTCGCGACCATGCCCGGCCTCGTGCTGGCAAACGTGATGCTCGGCTTGCCCTACGTCGTCATCTCGGTGCTGGCGGGCTTGCAAAGCTTCGACCCGGCGCAGGAGATGGTGGCCCGTAGCCTCGGCATGAACCGCCTGCGCAGCTTCTTCGCGGTGACGCTGCCGCAGATCAAGTCCAGCGTGGTCGCGGGCGGCATCTTCGCTTTCATCTCGGCGATGGACGAGACCATCGTCGCGCTATTCATCTCCGGCGGCCAGTATCAGCCCCTGACCAAGCGCATGTTCACCGCGCTCCGCGACGAGATCGATCCGACCATCGCCGCGATCTCGACGCTGATGACGGCGGCGTCGTTCATGCTGGTGCTGCTCGCGAGCGCGCGGCAGAAGCGGAGTGGGTGA